One Halomonas sp. M4R1S46 genomic window carries:
- a CDS encoding MFS transporter yields the protein MRPLTPLGMATLGSGLIAITYGLARFVFGLFLPAIREELVISPSMAGVIGALPFLSFVVAILAAPRLTRHLGVRATAVTAAGLATTGLLTIAYAPVPLILAAGVLTCGISTGLSSPVMAETVHRVVPPALRGRVNATINAGTSLGIALAMPAVLVWADAWRSAYIGFAALAAPGALAALLYLPRGNRLATASRSRSEVPQASRTQWRGVIRLSGLAGLMGCVSAAYWVFAPDAVITAGGLLPRQTAWMWLAVGIGGLTGAGAGDLISRLGPALSHAAGLMVMAAAIALLAVAPGHFPLALASAALFGAGYMTLTGFYLVRSIQIMVDAPSLGPVWPLLATSVGQVAGSPLAGWLIGKGGHGTTFLLFAGLGLAVALLSGWLREDREASPRLT from the coding sequence ATGAGGCCCCTGACTCCGCTTGGCATGGCGACCCTCGGCAGCGGGCTCATCGCCATCACCTACGGGCTGGCCCGCTTCGTGTTCGGGCTCTTCCTGCCCGCGATTCGCGAGGAGCTGGTGATCTCGCCGAGCATGGCCGGGGTGATTGGCGCCCTGCCCTTCCTGAGCTTCGTCGTTGCGATCCTGGCCGCTCCCCGACTCACGCGTCACCTCGGCGTTCGGGCCACCGCGGTGACCGCCGCCGGCCTCGCCACGACCGGACTGCTGACCATCGCCTATGCGCCAGTGCCGCTGATCCTCGCCGCCGGCGTGCTGACGTGCGGGATCAGTACCGGACTGTCCTCGCCGGTCATGGCCGAGACGGTGCATCGGGTCGTCCCACCCGCTCTGCGCGGCCGGGTCAACGCCACCATCAATGCGGGCACCAGCCTGGGGATCGCGCTGGCCATGCCCGCCGTGCTGGTCTGGGCGGACGCCTGGCGAAGCGCCTATATCGGGTTCGCGGCCCTGGCGGCGCCGGGCGCCCTGGCCGCCCTGTTATATCTGCCTCGAGGCAACCGCCTTGCCACGGCCTCGCGGTCCCGATCAGAGGTCCCACAGGCGAGCCGGACGCAATGGCGGGGGGTCATCCGGCTGAGTGGCCTGGCCGGGCTCATGGGCTGCGTCAGCGCTGCCTACTGGGTGTTCGCCCCCGACGCGGTGATCACCGCCGGGGGACTGCTGCCACGCCAGACCGCCTGGATGTGGCTGGCGGTCGGCATCGGGGGGCTGACGGGCGCTGGCGCCGGCGACCTCATCTCGCGCCTTGGGCCGGCCCTCAGCCATGCCGCCGGCCTGATGGTCATGGCCGCCGCGATCGCGCTGCTGGCCGTCGCCCCCGGACACTTTCCCCTGGCCCTGGCCTCCGCGGCGCTGTTCGGCGCCGGCTACATGACGCTGACCGGCTTCTACCTGGTCCGGAGCATCCAGATCATGGTCGATGCTCCCTCATTGGGGCCGGTGTGGCCCCTGCTCGCCACCTCGGTCGGGCAGGTCGCCGGTTCCCCGCTGGCCGGCTGGTTGATCGGGAAAGGGGGCCATGGCACCACCTTCCTGCTCTTCGCCGGCCTGGGGCTTGCCGTCGCCCTGCTGTCGGGGTGGTTGCGCGAGGATCGGGAAGCG
- a CDS encoding 3'-5' exonuclease: MLIRPRRTQIPDWTSYLASRAGVARDRRLARFFAAGAPAPETPIAEAPLVALDMETTGLDPRRNSIVSIGLVPFTLERSFLRERRYWIVRPRRTLNAKSVTFHHITHADIAGAPEFDDILEDLLDALAGRLVVVHYRHIERPFLNVAIKARLGEGVKFPVIDTMSLEARIHRQSLLARFKRWIGHPPASIRLYDSRARYGLPPYQGHHALTDALATAELLQAQIAHQYSPETPVGTIWS, translated from the coding sequence ATGCTGATACGCCCCCGCAGGACGCAGATCCCTGACTGGACGAGCTATCTGGCGAGCCGGGCCGGTGTCGCCCGGGACAGGCGTCTGGCGCGGTTCTTCGCCGCCGGCGCCCCGGCGCCGGAGACGCCCATCGCCGAGGCACCGCTGGTGGCGCTGGACATGGAGACCACGGGCCTCGACCCCCGGCGCAACTCCATCGTCAGCATCGGGCTGGTGCCCTTCACGCTGGAACGTAGCTTCCTCCGTGAGCGCCGCTACTGGATCGTGCGGCCGAGGCGAACCTTGAATGCCAAGTCCGTGACCTTTCATCACATCACCCACGCCGATATCGCCGGGGCGCCGGAGTTCGACGATATCCTGGAGGACCTGCTCGATGCCCTGGCCGGCCGTCTCGTGGTGGTGCATTACCGGCATATCGAGCGGCCCTTCCTCAACGTGGCCATCAAGGCTCGGCTCGGCGAGGGGGTGAAGTTCCCGGTGATCGACACCATGTCCCTGGAGGCGCGCATCCATCGCCAGTCGCTGCTGGCCCGCTTCAAGCGCTGGATCGGACACCCTCCGGCCTCCATCCGTCTCTACGACAGCCGGGCCCGCTATGGCCTGCCGCCCTACCAGGGACACCATGCGCTGACCGATGCGCTGGCCACCGCGGAACTGCTGCAGGCCCAGATCGCCCACCAGTACAGTCCCGAGACGCCGGTGGGCACGATCTGGAGCTGA
- a CDS encoding DUF294 nucleotidyltransferase-like domain-containing protein — protein MDVELLEIRQHLGRFPPFEGLSDELLDEVASQVEVAYFKAGTDILTLGQELHELCYIRSGAVEVFRRGGELYNRRGEGDIFGQFSLLRNHRVHYPVRAMEDTLIYFIPEAVFHHLCQADENFAEFVELLRPRLESAVEQQKKNNDMMITRVRKLVTRYPVMVEASTTVQEAARQITDYQASAVLVLDAPGDNPRYTFRDSENRAWQLRGILTDSDFRKRVVAEGRSPDTPVGEVIGGSVIAIQSDESVHEAMLCMLRNNIHHLPVMYRRRPVGIVHLSDIIRYETQSSLYLVSNIFHQPSVEGLARLAPDVSGAFVRMVEEGADSRMVGSALSTIGRSFTRRLLELAEDRLGPPPVPYCFMALGSMARNEQSIVTDQDNALVLSDDFVPEQHDGYFREMAKIVSDGLDACGYPYCKGDIMATNEQWRQPLSVWKRYFTEWIEQPSPERLLHSSIFFDLDSVHGENVLVEQLQDLVAQKAATHPLFLAAMARNALNRTPPLGFFRTFVMEKDGKHNNSINLKRRGTAPMVDLIRVHALACGSSAQNSFDRLDDIDRTQLLAPGVSDRLRYALEFLSMSRIHHQVFDIQHDQTPDNNIEPENVTSSERHNLKDAFQVLSHAQKFLKFRYPMPSRAK, from the coding sequence ATGGACGTGGAACTGCTGGAGATCCGCCAACACCTGGGGCGCTTCCCGCCCTTCGAGGGGCTCTCCGACGAGCTGCTGGACGAGGTGGCCAGCCAGGTCGAGGTGGCCTATTTCAAGGCGGGCACGGATATCCTCACCCTGGGGCAGGAGCTGCACGAGCTGTGCTATATCCGCAGCGGCGCCGTGGAGGTCTTCCGGCGCGGCGGCGAGCTCTACAACCGCCGTGGCGAGGGCGACATCTTCGGCCAGTTCAGTCTGTTACGGAACCATCGGGTCCATTATCCCGTTCGGGCGATGGAAGACACCCTCATCTATTTCATTCCCGAGGCGGTCTTCCATCATCTCTGCCAGGCGGACGAGAACTTCGCCGAATTCGTCGAGCTGCTGCGTCCCCGGCTCGAGAGTGCGGTGGAGCAGCAGAAGAAGAACAACGACATGATGATCACCCGGGTACGCAAGCTGGTCACGCGCTACCCGGTGATGGTGGAAGCCTCCACCACGGTGCAGGAGGCGGCCCGCCAGATCACCGACTACCAGGCCTCGGCGGTGCTGGTGCTGGATGCCCCGGGCGACAATCCCCGCTATACCTTCCGTGACAGCGAGAACCGCGCCTGGCAGCTGCGCGGCATCCTCACCGACAGCGACTTCCGGAAACGGGTGGTGGCCGAAGGGCGCTCGCCGGACACCCCGGTCGGCGAGGTGATCGGCGGCAGCGTCATCGCCATCCAGTCCGACGAGTCGGTGCACGAGGCCATGCTGTGCATGCTGCGCAACAACATCCATCACCTGCCGGTCATGTATCGTCGCCGGCCGGTGGGCATCGTGCACCTCTCCGACATCATCCGCTACGAGACCCAGAGCAGCCTCTATCTGGTCAGCAATATCTTCCACCAACCCAGCGTGGAGGGGCTTGCCCGGCTGGCGCCGGACGTCAGCGGGGCCTTCGTGCGGATGGTCGAGGAGGGGGCCGACTCGCGGATGGTGGGCAGCGCCCTGTCGACCATCGGGCGCAGCTTCACCCGCCGCCTGCTGGAGCTGGCCGAGGACCGCCTGGGGCCCCCTCCGGTGCCCTACTGCTTCATGGCCCTGGGGTCCATGGCGCGCAACGAGCAGTCCATCGTTACCGATCAGGACAATGCCCTGGTACTATCCGATGACTTCGTCCCGGAGCAGCACGATGGCTACTTCCGCGAGATGGCGAAGATCGTCAGCGATGGCCTCGACGCCTGTGGCTACCCGTACTGCAAGGGCGACATCATGGCCACCAACGAGCAATGGCGTCAGCCGCTGTCGGTGTGGAAGCGCTACTTCACCGAGTGGATCGAGCAACCCAGCCCCGAGCGGCTGCTGCACAGCTCGATCTTCTTCGACCTGGACTCGGTCCATGGCGAGAACGTCCTGGTCGAGCAACTGCAGGACCTGGTGGCGCAGAAGGCCGCGACCCATCCGCTGTTCCTGGCGGCCATGGCCCGCAATGCCCTCAATCGGACGCCGCCGCTGGGCTTCTTCCGCACCTTCGTGATGGAGAAGGATGGCAAGCACAACAACTCGATCAACCTCAAGCGTCGTGGCACCGCCCCCATGGTCGACCTGATCCGGGTGCATGCGCTGGCCTGTGGCTCCAGCGCCCAGAACAGCTTCGACCGTCTCGACGACATCGACCGCACCCAGCTGCTCGCCCCCGGGGTCAGCGACCGGCTGCGCTATGCCCTGGAGTTCCTGTCGATGTCGCGCATCCACCATCAGGTGTTCGACATCCAGCATGATCAGACGCCGGACAACAATATCGAGCCCGAGAACGTCACCAGCTCCGAGCGCCACAACCTCAAGGATGCCTTCCAGGTCCTGAGTCATGCCCAGAAGTTCCTCAAGTTCCGCTACCCGATGCCCTCACGGGCCAAGTGA
- the cobO gene encoding cob(I)yrinic acid a,c-diamide adenosyltransferase, translating to MSDRETRHRQAMQKLKSHVDDRVARATEQRGQLLVFTGNGKGKTTAAWGTVTRALGYGYRVGVVQFIKGVWECGERERLAEDPRLEVVIMATGFTWETQNREADTQACRAVWAEAERLLADPEVYLVVLDEITYMLKFGYLDIATVKRALEQRPAEQTVIVTGRNAHRDLLTMADTVTEMQELRHGFNAGLEARRGIDY from the coding sequence ATGAGCGACCGCGAGACCCGCCACCGCCAGGCCATGCAGAAACTCAAGTCCCACGTCGACGACAGGGTGGCCCGGGCCACCGAGCAGCGCGGCCAGCTGCTGGTGTTCACCGGCAACGGCAAGGGCAAGACCACCGCCGCCTGGGGCACCGTGACCCGCGCCCTGGGCTACGGCTACCGGGTGGGGGTGGTGCAGTTCATCAAGGGCGTCTGGGAGTGCGGCGAGCGCGAGCGCCTGGCCGAGGACCCCCGCCTGGAGGTGGTGATCATGGCCACCGGCTTCACCTGGGAGACCCAGAACCGCGAGGCCGACACCCAGGCCTGCCGGGCGGTCTGGGCCGAGGCCGAACGCCTGCTCGCCGACCCCGAGGTCTACCTGGTGGTGCTCGACGAGATCACCTACATGCTCAAGTTCGGCTACCTGGATATCGCCACGGTCAAGCGCGCACTGGAGCAGCGGCCGGCCGAGCAGACGGTGATCGTCACCGGGCGCAACGCCCACCGGGACCTGCTGACCATGGCCGACACCGTCACCGAGATGCAGGAGCTGCGACACGGCTTCAATGCCGGCCTCGAGGCGCGCCGCGGCATCGATTACTGA
- a CDS encoding TetR/AcrR family transcriptional regulator, producing the protein MPASKRDQLLATAEQLFYEHGFHATGIDRIVAAAGVVRMTLYNHFASKEALVAAVLQARHARFIASLEAATAKAPPGSATEALVDAHGRWLELHSQHGCIMAKAMGEFAEHNAELHALAAAAKADLLAHIEAAVARDGLGHEDGLARRLFVVLEGSNTTVALLGPQTALPDTRRVIDALLAVARSHHP; encoded by the coding sequence ATGCCAGCATCCAAGCGCGACCAACTGCTCGCCACGGCCGAGCAACTCTTCTATGAGCATGGTTTCCATGCCACCGGCATCGACCGCATCGTGGCCGCGGCCGGAGTGGTGCGCATGACCCTCTACAACCACTTTGCCTCCAAGGAGGCCTTGGTGGCAGCCGTCCTTCAGGCGCGACATGCGCGCTTCATCGCCAGCCTCGAGGCGGCGACGGCGAAGGCTCCCCCGGGCAGCGCGACGGAGGCCCTGGTCGATGCCCATGGCCGCTGGCTCGAGCTTCACAGCCAGCATGGCTGCATCATGGCCAAGGCCATGGGCGAGTTCGCCGAGCACAATGCCGAGCTGCATGCCCTGGCGGCCGCCGCCAAGGCCGACCTGCTGGCCCACATCGAGGCGGCCGTGGCACGCGACGGGCTGGGCCATGAGGACGGACTGGCGCGACGGCTCTTCGTGGTGCTGGAGGGCAGCAACACGACGGTGGCCCTGCTGGGGCCGCAGACGGCCCTACCCGATACCCGGAGAGTGATCGATGCCCTGCTCGCCGTCGCCCGGAGCCACCACCCATGA